A region of [Bacteroides] pectinophilus DNA encodes the following proteins:
- a CDS encoding type II secretion system F family protein yields METFSYTAVGADGKEKKGSIVAETREDAARSLKDQGLLPMSIGKQSALDKDINFSFGKKGVKVRDLSVFCRQFSSIIKAGVNVINALSMMSEQTENKKLKAAIKNVQSNVEKGETLSSAMRSEGDIFPSLLVSMVAAGEASGSLETAIERMAIQFEKDAKISGMVKKAMIYPIILIVVMIGVVIAMMMFVIPNFMDMFEGLDAEMPFMTVMVINMSNFILDRWWLLILIVVGIVFAYKSYYKTDAGRHVIDRIKIKIPVFGVLTVKTACARFSRIMSTLLSAGMPMISAIEIAAGTMDNVLFKDALQKVRSGVALGMGFSQQIGVTRLFPAMLVHMVGIGEETGNIEDMLTNVANYYDEEVELATQSVTALMEPMIIIVMAVVVGALVLAIYQPMITLYSTLG; encoded by the coding sequence ATGGAGACTTTTTCATATACAGCCGTTGGCGCTGATGGCAAAGAGAAAAAGGGTAGTATTGTAGCCGAGACAAGAGAAGACGCTGCCAGGAGCCTTAAGGACCAGGGGCTGTTACCTATGTCCATAGGCAAGCAGAGTGCTCTTGATAAGGATATCAATTTCTCATTTGGTAAAAAAGGTGTTAAGGTACGAGACTTAAGCGTGTTCTGCCGCCAGTTTTCCAGTATCATCAAGGCAGGTGTTAATGTTATCAATGCACTCAGCATGATGAGTGAGCAGACTGAGAATAAGAAGCTTAAGGCTGCAATCAAGAATGTACAGAGTAATGTTGAGAAGGGTGAGACACTCTCAAGTGCAATGAGGTCAGAGGGGGATATATTCCCATCACTGCTTGTCAGCATGGTTGCTGCCGGTGAGGCATCAGGAAGTCTTGAAACTGCAATTGAGCGAATGGCTATCCAGTTCGAGAAGGATGCCAAGATATCGGGCATGGTTAAGAAGGCCATGATATATCCTATCATACTTATTGTAGTTATGATTGGTGTTGTTATAGCAATGATGATGTTCGTAATTCCTAACTTCATGGATATGTTTGAAGGCCTTGATGCTGAGATGCCTTTTATGACAGTTATGGTAATTAACATGAGTAACTTTATACTTGACAGGTGGTGGCTGCTGATTCTTATAGTAGTAGGTATTGTATTTGCGTATAAGTCATACTATAAGACTGATGCCGGACGGCATGTGATTGACAGGATTAAGATTAAGATACCTGTATTCGGTGTCCTTACAGTTAAGACAGCATGTGCGAGATTCTCACGTATAATGTCAACGCTTCTTTCAGCAGGTATGCCAATGATCAGTGCAATAGAGATAGCAGCCGGAACTATGGATAATGTGTTATTCAAGGATGCATTACAGAAGGTCCGTAGCGGTGTTGCACTCGGTATGGGATTCTCACAGCAGATAGGTGTTACAAGACTTTTTCCTGCTATGCTTGTACATATGGTAGGTATAGGTGAGGAGACAGGTAACATTGAGGATATGCTTACCAATGTTGCCAATTATTATGATGAGGAAGTTGAACTGGCAACACAGTCTGTAACGGCACTTATGGAGCCTATGATTATTATTGTAATGGCAGTAGTAGTCGGCGCACTTGTACTTGCAATCTACCAGCCGATGATTACTCTGTATTCAACACTTGGATAA
- the pilM gene encoding pilus assembly protein PilM: MANKGNRTLSISINNEYIKICELSRKNNKLTTIHKAVTVPTPPRCYNDGTIRDRAELAKAIKVAIDSNRMESTKAIFSIASSKVATKEVIIPNVKNNKIADIIMTNASEYFPVNLDEYIINFEVLEKLEYENQDTKIKVLVMAMPEAMINAYYDLAGSLGLEVKAIDYVGNSTYQTLKLQVDNSPSIVIQVENDATIVNILDNNVLQLQRTIPYGKSVVVNALMDSMRIKYDPALKMLQDQQLIHASFDGDPVTESLNYLVTNVNRILDYYVTRNSNRPIEKAYIIGNATTMLGFKELFTNELKLPIESIDELAGIVTDKKTYVEAVTIPTYIINIGAFLKPVNFVPRSVQDEVKSKDDIRIFKVILGASIVGSVVLIVSSFAMMMSAKAERDSAQSSVNQVKGIESVVNSYYEAKDTAADALAFQILTYNNNDSLAGFITSLEQNLPSDVTIKSMSSNSGEVTMSGVTSSKSSLALLVQRLKSVKNVQDVLIGSEAEVEDNEGVKSITFSMTCTFTLDASLNPTQSATQSDKASSQKKTVTSPSVAAATQSAQRQTGSAATPAATQAAGATKAR; this comes from the coding sequence ATGGCCAATAAAGGGAATAGGACTCTCAGTATATCCATTAACAATGAATATATCAAAATCTGTGAGTTGTCCAGAAAGAACAATAAGCTGACTACGATTCATAAGGCAGTTACAGTTCCAACACCACCGAGATGTTACAATGATGGTACGATACGAGACAGAGCAGAACTTGCAAAGGCTATCAAGGTTGCTATTGACTCGAACAGAATGGAGAGTACGAAGGCAATATTTTCAATCGCATCTTCTAAGGTGGCAACCAAAGAGGTAATTATTCCTAATGTTAAGAATAATAAGATTGCAGATATTATTATGACGAATGCGTCAGAATATTTCCCGGTTAATCTTGATGAATATATTATCAACTTTGAAGTCCTTGAGAAGTTAGAATATGAGAATCAGGATACTAAGATAAAAGTGCTTGTAATGGCGATGCCTGAGGCAATGATTAATGCATATTACGATCTTGCCGGTTCACTCGGACTTGAAGTTAAGGCGATTGACTATGTAGGTAACTCAACATATCAGACACTTAAGCTTCAGGTAGATAATTCGCCAAGTATCGTTATTCAGGTCGAGAATGACGCGACTATAGTTAATATTCTTGATAATAATGTACTTCAGTTACAGAGAACGATACCTTACGGTAAGTCGGTTGTCGTTAATGCACTTATGGACAGCATGAGGATAAAGTATGACCCTGCACTTAAGATGCTTCAGGATCAGCAGCTTATTCATGCAAGCTTTGACGGAGACCCTGTAACGGAGTCACTTAATTATCTTGTAACTAACGTAAACCGTATTCTCGATTACTATGTTACACGTAATTCCAACCGTCCTATAGAAAAAGCATATATAATCGGTAATGCTACAACAATGCTTGGATTCAAGGAACTGTTCACTAATGAACTTAAGCTTCCTATTGAATCAATTGATGAGCTTGCCGGCATAGTTACGGATAAGAAGACATATGTAGAAGCAGTAACTATTCCAACATATATCATCAATATAGGTGCATTTCTTAAGCCTGTTAATTTTGTTCCACGTTCGGTACAGGATGAAGTTAAGAGTAAGGATGATATCAGAATATTCAAGGTTATTCTGGGTGCATCGATTGTCGGTTCGGTAGTTCTTATCGTAAGCTCATTTGCAATGATGATGTCTGCCAAGGCAGAGAGAGATTCGGCACAGTCAAGTGTTAATCAGGTTAAGGGCATAGAGAGTGTTGTTAATTCATATTATGAAGCTAAGGATACGGCTGCAGATGCTCTTGCATTCCAGATTCTTACATATAACAATAACGATTCTCTTGCAGGATTTATCACTTCACTTGAGCAGAACCTTCCATCAGATGTTACGATTAAGAGTATGAGCTCTAACAGCGGTGAGGTTACAATGTCAGGTGTAACAAGCAGCAAGAGTTCACTTGCACTCCTTGTCCAGAGATTGAAGTCGGTTAAGAATGTTCAGGATGTACTGATAGGAAGTGAAGCAGAAGTAGAAGATAACGAGGGCGTTAAGTCAATTACATTCTCAATGACATGTACATTCACACTTGATGCGTCACTCAATCCGACACAGTCAGCAACACAGTCAGATAAGGCGTCCAGCCAGAAGAAGACTGTAACATCTCCGAGTGTGGCAGCAGCAACACAGTCAGCACAGAGACAGACCGGTTCGGCTGCAACACCTGCGGCAACACAGGCAGCCGGTGCAACTAAAGCCAGATAA
- the kduI gene encoding 5-dehydro-4-deoxy-D-glucuronate isomerase has protein sequence MEVRPGANPVDVKTYDTARLRHDFLVQDLFNANEIKTIYSQIDRIIIGAAMPTDKVLTLEAGAELRAKYFLERREMGIINIGGKGTVTVDGKAYEFKYRDGMYVGMGAKEITFASADASDPAKFYFNSAPAHKTYPTVFIDPEKDILPQNKLELGTLEDANHRILRKYILPGQVESCQLEMGITSLEPGSVWNTMPCHTHDRRMEVYLYFEVPENAAVFHYMGEPTETRHIIMHNEEAVISPSWSIHSASATHAYSFIWGMVGENQDFDDMDGVDIKDLR, from the coding sequence ATGGAAGTAAGACCAGGAGCTAATCCCGTAGATGTGAAGACATATGATACTGCACGCTTGAGACATGATTTCCTTGTGCAGGATCTCTTTAATGCTAACGAGATTAAGACAATCTACAGTCAGATTGACAGAATTATAATTGGTGCAGCAATGCCAACAGATAAGGTACTGACACTTGAGGCAGGTGCCGAGCTCAGAGCTAAGTATTTCCTTGAGAGACGTGAGATGGGTATCATCAATATCGGCGGCAAGGGTACTGTGACAGTAGACGGCAAGGCTTATGAGTTCAAGTACAGAGACGGTATGTATGTAGGAATGGGAGCTAAGGAGATTACATTTGCAAGTGCAGATGCTTCAGATCCTGCTAAGTTCTATTTCAACAGTGCTCCGGCACATAAGACATACCCTACAGTATTCATTGACCCTGAGAAGGACATCCTTCCTCAGAATAAGCTTGAGCTTGGTACACTTGAGGATGCTAACCACAGAATCCTCCGCAAGTATATCCTTCCGGGACAGGTAGAAAGCTGCCAGCTTGAGATGGGTATTACATCTCTTGAGCCGGGAAGTGTATGGAATACAATGCCATGTCATACACATGACAGAAGAATGGAAGTATATCTGTATTTTGAAGTACCTGAGAATGCAGCAGTATTCCACTATATGGGTGAGCCGACAGAGACACGTCATATCATTATGCACAATGAAGAGGCAGTAATCTCACCTAGCTGGTCAATTCATTCAGCTTCAGCTACACATGCATACTCATTCATCTGGGGTATGGTTGGCGAGAATCAGGACTTCGATGATATGGACGGAGTAGATATTAAGGACTTAAGATAA
- a CDS encoding prepilin peptidase, with protein MLAEFILYVIIFLYGIVIGSFSNVLICRLPLKENIATHRSHCMTCGSQIQWYDLIPLVSYIILRGRCRHCGAGISAQYPLVEAANGFGYVFIFANLGLTWTSILTCLLFTILLAIAVIDWRTYEIPFGLNVTIGVLGLIKTIIDYPMGLWEHIIGFFAVSIFMLICLYAGRLIIGADCFGGGDIKLMAAAGLFLGWKCIILAFLAGCILGAVIHSVRMRMSGDNHMLAFGPYLAAGIMIAALWGNTFIQWYINLIF; from the coding sequence ATGCTGGCAGAGTTTATCCTGTATGTAATAATATTCCTCTACGGAATAGTCATAGGAAGTTTCTCTAATGTGCTTATATGCCGACTTCCGTTAAAAGAGAATATCGCAACACACAGGTCTCACTGCATGACATGTGGCAGCCAAATCCAGTGGTATGATCTCATACCACTGGTAAGCTACATTATTCTGAGGGGGAGATGCAGGCACTGCGGTGCCGGAATATCGGCACAATATCCTTTGGTCGAGGCGGCCAATGGGTTCGGGTATGTGTTTATATTCGCTAATCTGGGGTTAACTTGGACCAGCATATTAACTTGCCTTTTGTTCACTATTCTGCTGGCAATAGCTGTTATTGACTGGCGCACATATGAGATTCCGTTTGGACTTAATGTTACAATCGGAGTGCTGGGTCTGATTAAGACAATAATAGATTATCCGATGGGATTGTGGGAACACATAATCGGATTTTTTGCTGTAAGTATATTTATGCTGATTTGTCTGTATGCCGGAAGACTTATAATTGGCGCTGACTGTTTTGGCGGCGGTGATATTAAGCTTATGGCGGCGGCAGGTCTGTTTCTTGGATGGAAATGCATTATATTGGCATTTCTGGCTGGCTGCATACTCGGTGCAGTTATTCATTCTGTGAGAATGCGCATGAGCGGGGATAATCACATGCTTGCATTCGGACCTTATCTTGCTGCGGGGATTATGATTGCGGCATTGTGGGGAAATACATTTATACAATGGTATATTAACCTGATATTCTAG
- a CDS encoding type II secretion system GspH family protein, translating into MRHHINGQLSRVMRRLKAGNRNNKNNKGFSLVEVLVAMIILAIMTLPMLTTFATSSKINANARKVEEANAIGQKVIERCKALSIDELLKGNGDTIAANADAGIVTPLTINDSTTGVYDARASKLSNNHYSYDLTMATYTGTSVNKDSDGLACYKGSNNINYYVQTILSPNKGDIAGTGAGSAWNVNDYSMPAFAEVRDTKNYVLMEEIYRYDTSIKTILPSRSSIVNPASTDAHGNLVAREQTSTETNVSKLSGIKKVVVVDVNITYDATTSKYNEQPVLYVKYYREKDAYGNDQYRVNNDGDIIDLSSGSKVESTQGDVFIKQYTLPEQNGIDIASDSFKDVYIFYTSYDRKYGSSGNTSTDSVYINMHKNGGGMLPAGKEANVFLIEQYVASNDSDIADRDAFRTNVQIKLDTANIFINGVQSSGTTKLRNNGLNVFSDVDGWDGSSEPNGITQNYDEDEERYLYTVTVNIWAEENGRKPAAGTTPYMTLTSTKEN; encoded by the coding sequence ATGAGACACCATATTAACGGACAATTAAGCCGTGTAATGCGGAGGTTAAAAGCCGGTAATAGGAATAATAAGAATAATAAGGGATTTTCACTCGTAGAGGTATTGGTAGCGATGATTATACTCGCTATAATGACGCTGCCAATGCTTACTACATTTGCAACATCATCTAAGATTAATGCTAACGCCCGTAAGGTCGAAGAGGCCAATGCAATAGGCCAGAAGGTCATCGAGCGCTGCAAAGCTCTTAGTATTGATGAGCTTCTCAAAGGTAATGGGGATACAATAGCGGCTAATGCGGATGCCGGTATTGTTACCCCGCTTACTATCAACGATTCTACGACAGGCGTGTATGATGCCAGGGCATCAAAGCTGTCGAATAATCATTATTCCTATGATCTGACAATGGCTACATATACAGGAACTTCTGTTAATAAGGATTCAGACGGTCTTGCATGCTATAAGGGCTCTAATAATATTAACTATTATGTCCAGACAATTCTTAGCCCTAACAAAGGTGATATTGCAGGAACAGGTGCGGGTTCAGCATGGAATGTAAATGATTACAGTATGCCTGCATTCGCTGAAGTCAGGGATACGAAAAATTATGTGCTTATGGAAGAGATATACAGATATGACACAAGTATTAAGACTATCCTTCCAAGCCGTTCTTCAATAGTGAATCCGGCTTCAACTGACGCACATGGTAATCTGGTTGCAAGAGAACAGACATCTACAGAGACTAATGTATCTAAGCTCTCAGGTATCAAGAAAGTTGTTGTTGTTGATGTAAATATCACATATGACGCAACGACTTCAAAGTATAATGAGCAGCCCGTACTCTATGTTAAGTATTACAGAGAGAAGGATGCTTATGGCAATGACCAGTACAGGGTTAATAATGATGGCGATATAATTGATCTAAGCAGCGGCAGCAAGGTTGAGAGCACACAGGGGGATGTATTCATCAAACAATACACGCTTCCTGAACAGAACGGAATAGATATTGCATCTGACAGCTTTAAGGATGTATATATTTTCTACACATCATATGACCGTAAGTATGGTTCAAGCGGTAATACTTCAACCGACTCAGTATATATAAATATGCATAAGAATGGCGGAGGAATGCTTCCGGCAGGCAAGGAAGCCAATGTATTCCTTATTGAGCAGTACGTTGCATCCAATGATTCAGACATTGCGGATCGTGATGCTTTCAGAACTAATGTACAGATTAAGCTCGATACAGCTAATATATTTATTAATGGTGTGCAGTCATCGGGTACGACAAAGCTTCGTAACAATGGTCTTAATGTGTTCTCTGATGTTGACGGTTGGGACGGCTCAAGTGAACCTAACGGCATAACACAGAATTATGATGAGGACGAAGAGAGATATCTGTACACAGTAACAGTTAATATCTGGGCCGAGGAGAATGGCAGAAAACCGGCAGCGGGAACTACTCCTTATATGACTCTAACTTCAACGAAGGAGAATTAG
- a CDS encoding SH3 domain-containing protein, whose product MGRKTLLTMTGAVYIVAAITAIAVFLKNETVTMPKQEMTVQADVYIQEESSHVEDIVVSENTTDANIKVLIETDAVKNDASQQISARQTQETQHTKEQAATTAASVVAEKITDSPMLNQDYNTLYMAVGTKPTLTIRKAPDNRGSIAGWLPEGSECEVLADNIGGWVLIRYRGCTGFVYGSYLKPVNVIQ is encoded by the coding sequence ATGGGAAGAAAGACACTGCTTACAATGACAGGCGCTGTGTACATTGTGGCAGCAATTACAGCTATAGCTGTATTCCTGAAGAATGAGACTGTTACTATGCCAAAGCAGGAGATGACGGTTCAGGCTGATGTATATATTCAGGAAGAAAGCTCACATGTGGAAGATATTGTAGTATCAGAGAATACGACAGATGCCAATATTAAGGTTTTAATAGAAACAGATGCTGTTAAGAACGACGCTTCGCAACAGATATCTGCCAGACAGACACAGGAAACACAGCACACAAAAGAGCAGGCTGCAACAACAGCTGCGTCAGTCGTGGCTGAAAAGATTACGGATTCGCCAATGCTTAATCAGGATTACAATACGCTGTACATGGCAGTTGGCACAAAGCCGACACTTACAATAAGAAAAGCTCCGGACAACCGCGGCAGTATTGCTGGGTGGCTTCCGGAAGGCAGTGAATGTGAAGTGCTGGCGGATAATATAGGCGGATGGGTTCTTATTAGGTACAGGGGATGTACCGGATTTGTATATGGAAGTTATCTTAAACCGGTTAATGTAATACAATAA
- a CDS encoding PHP domain-containing protein, translating to MKMDMHCHTKEGSLDAFATMEEYVSRLMELGYDGMMITDHNSYRGYDNWLTVRDKIEASLGPDRHFTVLRGIEYDTHNGGHMLIVLPDGAKSRIFEARGLSVEHLQKAVHEMGGIIGPAHPYGNGYYAFMKTHKGKKNPHLMENFDFVETFNGKTNLLSNNLAGILAMKFNKPGIAGSDSHVAKDMGTVYTIFEEDIRSNNDLIDYILAGKKTEVGGQAYIKLYHFYTKFIEKCGIGGYWVYNKVGTVYRTPARSRARKEFRKKYGRLSLR from the coding sequence ATGAAGATGGACATGCATTGTCATACTAAGGAAGGCTCTCTGGATGCTTTTGCTACGATGGAAGAATACGTCAGCAGGCTTATGGAACTGGGCTACGATGGTATGATGATTACAGATCATAATTCATATAGAGGCTATGATAACTGGCTTACAGTCAGAGACAAGATAGAAGCAAGCCTGGGACCGGACAGGCATTTTACTGTACTCAGGGGAATTGAGTATGATACACATAATGGCGGTCATATGCTGATTGTGCTTCCGGACGGGGCAAAGTCAAGAATATTTGAAGCGAGAGGCTTATCTGTTGAGCATCTGCAGAAAGCTGTTCATGAAATGGGAGGGATAATAGGACCGGCACATCCTTATGGTAACGGATATTATGCTTTCATGAAGACACATAAGGGCAAGAAGAACCCTCACTTAATGGAGAATTTTGATTTCGTAGAGACATTTAACGGGAAAACAAATCTGCTCAGTAATAATCTTGCAGGGATTCTTGCAATGAAGTTTAATAAGCCGGGAATCGCAGGCTCTGATTCCCATGTGGCTAAAGATATGGGCACGGTATATACAATATTTGAAGAGGATATAAGAAGTAATAATGACCTCATAGATTACATCCTTGCCGGAAAGAAGACAGAGGTTGGTGGACAGGCATACATAAAACTGTACCATTTCTATACTAAGTTTATTGAAAAGTGTGGAATAGGCGGATACTGGGTATACAACAAAGTAGGTACTGTATACCGCACGCCGGCAAGAAGCAGAGCCAGAAAAGAATTTCGTAAAAAATATGGGAGGTTATCACTCAGATAA
- the trpS gene encoding tryptophan--tRNA ligase — MGKIILTGDRPTGRLHVGHYAGSLRRRVELQNSGDYDKVYIMIADAQALTDNADNPEKVRQNIVEVALDYMACGLDPAKSIIFIQSQIPELCELTMYYMNLVTVSRLQRNPTVKNEIKMRNFEASIPTGFFCYPISQASDITAFKATTVPAGEDQMPMVEQTKEIVHKFNSTYGEVLTDPDILLPDNEACLRLPGIDGKAKMSKSLGNCIYLSEEPEDIKKKVMSMYTDPEHIRIEDPGKIEGNTVFTYLDAFSRPEHFARYCTDYADLEEMKEHYRRGGLGDVKVKKFLNNVMQEELEPIRNRRKEFQKDIPYVYEVLKKGSEAARETAAQTLHEVRDAMKINYFDDVELIKAQSERFENK; from the coding sequence ATGGGCAAGATTATTCTAACAGGTGACAGACCGACAGGAAGACTTCATGTGGGGCATTATGCAGGCTCACTTAGAAGAAGAGTTGAACTGCAGAATTCAGGAGATTATGACAAGGTATATATAATGATTGCTGATGCACAGGCTCTTACAGACAATGCAGATAACCCTGAAAAAGTAAGACAGAATATTGTTGAGGTTGCACTGGATTATATGGCATGTGGTCTTGACCCGGCTAAGTCCATAATATTTATCCAGTCACAGATACCTGAGCTGTGTGAGCTTACGATGTACTATATGAATCTTGTTACTGTGTCAAGATTACAGCGTAATCCTACGGTTAAGAATGAGATTAAGATGCGTAATTTTGAGGCGAGTATACCGACAGGCTTCTTCTGCTATCCGATAAGCCAGGCATCAGACATAACAGCTTTTAAAGCAACAACGGTGCCGGCAGGCGAGGATCAGATGCCTATGGTTGAGCAGACAAAGGAGATTGTTCATAAGTTTAATTCTACGTATGGAGAAGTGCTTACAGATCCTGACATCCTCCTTCCTGATAATGAAGCATGCTTAAGACTTCCGGGCATAGATGGCAAGGCTAAGATGAGCAAGTCACTGGGCAACTGCATCTATCTTTCAGAAGAGCCTGAGGATATTAAGAAGAAGGTAATGAGCATGTATACTGATCCTGAGCATATCAGAATCGAAGACCCGGGTAAGATTGAGGGTAATACAGTGTTCACATATCTTGATGCGTTCAGCAGACCTGAACATTTTGCAAGATACTGCACAGACTATGCCGATCTTGAGGAGATGAAAGAACATTACAGGAGAGGCGGGCTTGGAGATGTTAAGGTTAAGAAGTTCCTTAATAATGTTATGCAGGAGGAGCTTGAACCGATAAGAAACCGCCGCAAGGAATTCCAGAAGGATATACCATATGTATATGAAGTCCTTAAGAAGGGCAGTGAGGCTGCACGTGAGACTGCTGCACAGACACTTCATGAAGTAAGGGATGCGATGAAGATTAATTACTTTGACGATGTTGAACTGATTAAGGCACAGAGTGAGAGATTTGAAAATAAATAA
- a CDS encoding type II secretion system GspH family protein, with translation MKRFKKAKKNNKGFSLVELIVVIAIMAVLVGVLAPTLIGNIEKSRESKDLQNLDSIRQAVVTAMSDENVYSSTVPTTGSVTVASGANGANLAFNGTYGSLSTEFGTIITSDTKMTSKSGTSGTLEIHVLSTGAVEVGVYNAGGSTVSAAKNKVSMVSK, from the coding sequence ATGAAGAGATTCAAGAAAGCAAAGAAGAACAACAAAGGTTTCTCACTTGTAGAGCTTATCGTAGTTATTGCCATCATGGCAGTACTTGTAGGTGTGCTTGCTCCTACACTTATTGGCAACATTGAGAAGTCAAGAGAGTCAAAGGATCTTCAGAACCTTGATTCAATCCGTCAGGCAGTAGTAACAGCAATGTCAGATGAGAATGTATATTCATCAACAGTTCCTACAACAGGTTCAGTAACAGTTGCTTCTGGCGCAAATGGTGCTAATCTTGCATTTAATGGAACATATGGCTCACTTTCAACAGAGTTTGGTACAATTATCACAAGTGATACAAAGATGACATCAAAGTCAGGTACTTCAGGAACACTTGAGATTCATGTCCTTTCAACAGGTGCAGTTGAAGTAGGTGTATACAATGCTGGTGGTTCTACTGTATCAGCTGCAAAGAACAAGGTATCTATGGTATCTAAGTAA
- a CDS encoding gluconate 5-dehydrogenase, translating into MSVNFSLEGKIALVTGASYGIGFAIASGMAKAGATIVFNDIKQELVDKGIAAYKEAGIDAHGYVCDVTNEAAVNELVEKITKEVGPIDILVNNAGIIKRIPMIEMTAEQFRQVIDVDLNAPFIVSKAVIPSMIERGHGKIINICSMMSELGRETVSAYAAAKGGLKMLTRNICSEYGQYNIQCNGIGPGYIETPQTAPLRERQADGSRHPFDQFICAKTPANRWLKPEELAGPAVFLASEASDAVNGHILYVDGGILAYIGKQPQ; encoded by the coding sequence ATGTCAGTTAATTTTTCACTTGAGGGTAAGATTGCTCTTGTAACAGGTGCATCTTACGGTATCGGTTTTGCTATCGCTTCAGGCATGGCAAAGGCAGGCGCAACAATCGTATTCAACGATATTAAGCAGGAACTTGTTGATAAGGGAATTGCAGCATACAAGGAAGCAGGTATTGATGCTCACGGATATGTATGTGATGTTACTAACGAGGCAGCTGTTAATGAACTCGTTGAGAAGATTACTAAGGAAGTCGGTCCTATTGATATCCTTGTTAACAATGCCGGTATCATTAAGAGAATCCCAATGATCGAGATGACAGCAGAGCAGTTCAGACAGGTTATCGATGTTGACCTTAACGCTCCATTCATCGTATCAAAGGCAGTTATTCCTTCAATGATCGAAAGAGGACATGGTAAGATTATCAACATCTGCTCAATGATGTCAGAGCTTGGCCGTGAGACAGTATCTGCATATGCAGCAGCTAAGGGTGGTCTTAAGATGCTTACACGTAACATCTGTTCAGAGTACGGCCAGTACAACATTCAGTGTAACGGTATTGGACCTGGATACATCGAGACACCTCAGACAGCACCTCTTAGAGAGCGTCAGGCTGATGGCTCAAGACATCCATTTGATCAGTTTATCTGTGCTAAGACACCGGCTAACAGATGGCTTAAGCCGGAAGAACTTGCAGGTCCTGCAGTATTCCTTGCTTCAGAAGCTTCAGATGCGGTTAACGGCCACATTCTTTATGTTGACGGTGGTATCCTTGCTTACATTGGCAAGCAGCCACAGTAA